From Symphalangus syndactylus isolate Jambi chromosome 5, NHGRI_mSymSyn1-v2.1_pri, whole genome shotgun sequence:
TAACACTTGTTACCCATCACCCTCTGAGGCCCACAGACACTGTGGCACCCATCAGAGATGATGATAAATATCTAGGccagaggtttttaaaaaaatctttgcagtggaatggaatgttcaATCAAGATGACAAGGCATCTTCAAGGAATAAGTAAAGTATTGATTCCtaactttttcctttcccttccctgcccACACATGGCCCGACCCAGTGGTAAGCCTATGCGGCTatcctgcctttcccagccctcaCCCAGGCTTTGTTCCCGCACCACTTCCTCCAGCTTCTCCACCTGGGGAGGAGCCCATCTTCAAGTCTCGGCTCCGAAgtcactcctcacctcctcactttCCTCTCTTCCCACCCGTCTCCCATCCCGTAAGTTACCAAGTCCTGTCCATCTGCTCCGTGTTCTTCCAGAATTGCTCTCCAGCCCAGTCACCACTTCCCAGACAAGCCACCCTCCCCTCTGCTGGATGGCCTGCACCGGCCCCCAGAGCCCACTCACCCAGCTTACTGCCTCACATCTCAGGGCCTAGAGGGTACCTGTCTGTCCTCCTGGGCTGAATGAGCTCTTTGAGGGCCCCCTTTATCTTAGCACCACACCCCCATCATCAGGTACAGTGCGGGTCACACAGAAGTCATCAGAATGTCCTGGTTGAATTACTTGGACCACCTGACAGGTCTGGGACCCAGCTGGACCTGGTGGGGCTTGAGACGTGTGTCCTGGGCAATGTTTTTGGCCCAGGCAAGCATTTTCACATCCAAGGCTTTATTCACAGACTTCTCTCTCCTTCAGGAGGGTCTAAGACCAAGCACCAGATGACATTTTTCTCTCCAAACATCTCTATTGGGAAACCTTGGATGTATGAGAGCAGGAGTGGGCATTTGGTCGGCTCTCACAGGATAGCTTTAGGAGGGAAAATGGCATTTCAGGAAGGATTTAAGCATCACTGAGTTTTTTCAGAGAACCAAAGCCTTTTCCCACCCTGTCTGCCACACGCCCTCTGGTGGGAAGCAGTGATTGATGGGTGACATTCAGCAGACGGCTAGCCTGTCCCCAGCTCTGGAGCCCTGCTTCCAGGGTCCTGCACCTGCACCCTGTGTGCCCGGGGCCAGCCTGCCTGGGCTCTGGAGCCCTGCTCGGCCGGGGTTGCCAATGTTGAGGGGAGTGTCACAGGCAGCAGTGGCTTCCCCAGGCCCAAGCCTGTCTTCCTGGGCTCCCACCGTGGCCTCTCCAACAGATCCATCACCAGCTTCCTGTTTCCAAACTGAGTCCTCAGACTAGACTATTCTTGGGTGTACCCCCGACCTCACCTTTGCCCACGCAGTTGCCCTGGCCTGGCCGCTGCTGCCCAGCCATGGACCTGCTCAACCCTCTGCCCCCAAGAGGCCTACTCTCCCCATTGCAGCCCTGCTGAGCCCCTTCTTGCCCCTGCCACATCCTCCTGCACCCCTGTGTCCTCTGTCCAGGTGTGAATGTATCTCCCTGGCAGTCTGGGAGCTCCTAGCAACTGGGGCCAGGCCTCTTCTCCAACTGTAGCTGAAGCCTCGGCCGAGTTGGGGAGCTCCGCCATCCAGGCTCCTTCCCTTGTTCCTTTGCCTCCTCTGAACTGAGCACTTGGACACTGGagcaggagaaaaacagaaagggaCCCCCAACACACCAAGGAGAACAGAACGCACTCCTTTATTCCCTGGGAGACAGGTTCCCCCTCGGGGCTGGGGGACGCTTAGTTCTGGGCCCCAGCAAGGCAGGGACAGTGCTGGGGGCACTGCTGGCTCCACTGGCAGGGCAGGTCCAAAGGGGCTCCTGGCCCTTCCTCAAAGCTTCTCCAGGTAGGAACCAGGGACGAAGCCACGCTGCCCATTCCTCTCCACGGTCCACCAGCCATCCTCCCCTTCCAGGATCACCTCCAGGATGTCTCCCGCGGAGAGGTCCAGCTCATCTGGGTTCTGGCCAAGAGATTGAAAGCGCATGACGCTGGAAGGGCCTGCAGGGAGGGGCCTGGCGTTCTCCCACCCAGCAGTAAATGCGGCATGTCTCCCAGGGTGGGCAGGGGCAGCCGAGCTGTGTCCGTGCCTGCTGGGGCAGCCCCTTGGAGACACAGGATGGGGGTAACCCAAGGGACCGGGCCTCCCGTCCCCTTCAGTTTGTCATCATAGGCCTCCCCCAACCTGGGTTTCTTCCCAGCCTTACCTCCCCTCTCCCACTCTGGAGACACAGTGACTGGACCATGTCAGGGGCCATGGGTGCTCATCATACCCCAAGCCCAGGGCACACACATGCCCAAGCTTACCACACAGCCTCCCCTTTGTGGTCCCCAGCCCCAGCTAGCCACTGCCATCCAAGTACCCCGTCATTCTCCTGGCCTGGCTTCCCTGCCTCCCCGAGCCCTGGCCTTGTCAGTGGAGTCCACACCCAGCCTGCCTGGCCATGTGGGGGTGCTTGGCCTCAGTCCAGGTGGATGTGAGGTCTGGCTATGTACCCCTCCCCTCAAGCAGGGAGCAGAATGGACTCTCATAGCTGCCCTATGGCGGCCTTGGTGCATCCTCACCCTATGGACATCAGAAAATCAATCCTGGCAGGATTGTAAGACTTATTCTGGCCACAGTTTTCCACACCCATGGCCACGAAGGACAGGGCCCTGACCCAAAGGCACAGAGCCTGGCCCTCAAGCTATGACCTGCAGGCAGTCCCAGGCTCTGCCAGCTCCCCGCACGTGTGCACCATGCAGCGCCCAGCCTGTGTGGACGGCACAGGCACATGTGCTCCACGTGTGTGCTGTGTACAGGCCCAGGCAGACACAGGCCTGCTGCACACCAGCTTCCAGTCAGTACATGCACACTGAGGCCCCCCAAGCCCTGGGTGCTGTACTCAGAGCTCACACCCAAGCACACTCCCAGGTGCCCTTGTTAGTGTAGACGTACAGGCACATGTGCCCTCCTGAGCAGGAGAGGACGCTTGAAGATGAGTGAAACCATGAGGAGAGATGACGCAAGGCACTGGATGGGAGAGGGAGCTCTCAGGTGCAGGGGAGGTGGCACAGGTGGATTTGGGGTGTAGAGGCCTCACCTGCGCTGTATAGTCATAGAGTGCCTGGTACTCCTGGGCTGGCGAGGCCGGGTTTCCCTGCATCTCCTTCACTGCGATGGCTGCGTAGACACCCTCATTCCGCTCGGGGGTGGGGGTCATGGTCTCGGTGGAGGCTAAGAGCAGGGTGAGATATGGACCCCTCCCCTTTCTGGGGACACTGGCCCCTGGAGGTCCTGCTagaacggggtttctccatgctgggcCCTGCCTCTTCCTTCCACTGTCCACACTTGCTGTTGGGGGACACACTCTTCCCCTTGAGGGCCTCAGTGGCCCCATCTGTGCCATGTGGGAGACCTctcctccgccccccggggtcaGTGTGTTTGGGGGTCCCCTCCTGACCCCCTTTACCAGCAGAAGCTGCCGACGAAGTGGTCTTGGGACTTCCGTGCAGCAGTCCAGAGAACCTGGGAACGGGGAGGAAAGAGGGTGAGTGCCCCCGCCTCACACTCAGGGACCCACCGGGAGGGAGGGTTTAGACAGGGAGAGGTCTCAGAGCTGCATGCGCTctgccagggctggggctgccccTAGCCTCCAGGCATGGATGTCATTTATGAGGTGCCCCTCAGGCAGGAGGGCTCCCCAGAAAGTGGTCCCGGTGGCTCCTCCTTCCCCAGCTACGCCCTCCACTGGCGCCCTCTGCAGGCCATCTCAGCACCTGCTCCCTGCAGGGCCCTTTGGGGGCATCCTAGAATCCCCAAAGCTGCAGCTTCATGGGAAGACTCCCATGGCCCTTTGGGGGTTCTAGGACCTCCGTGCTGAGGCCTCGTGGGAAGACGCCCAGTCCTCACCCTCCAGGCCCCTGCTCTAGCTTGCCCTAGCAGCTTCCCccgcgggtgggggtggggggtgcactGCCACACAAAGCCTGGCTCACGTGCCCTGCTGAGGCCTCCACTGCCTGGGCCGAGCCAGCCCTCCTCCCTGTGGGCCTACGGTGATCAGGCCAGCTCAGCCACCCTGTGCACAGGAGTTCCGGGACAGTGCTGGGCTACTttacccctgcccctgcccctgcgcCAGGCTTAGGCCTGGACTGAGCTGGGGTCATGAAGGTTTactgaataaaggaaaataaaacagaagaggcAGATGCTGGGGGCACCCTCTGAAGTGGGCAGTAGTGAGGGTTCAACAAGTAGAGGCTGACACTGCCTCCAAGGCGAGAAGGCTTCTTGGTGGGGTGGGGCTGAGTCTTCAAAGGTGAGTGAAGCTTTACTAGGAGAGAAGGGGGAGCGAGGTACTGCGGGTGACCAGGAGAGGGAGTGCTCAGGTGCAGGGGAGGAGGCACGGCACAGGCAGGgtttgtggagtggagtggaccaATTTGGGTGTGTTGGGGACAGGACTGAAATAGGGACTGGACCAGACCCTGAGGGACCTTGAATGCAGGTGAGGGGCTGAGCCATGACTCAGGGTCCTGTGGGAGGCAGCCCTGCAATTCAGGGTGGCATGTGGAGGGCCTTTCCCACATGAGGGGCCAAGGCCCCAGGGGTGCACACACGTGCTCAGGGTGGACATGCATGGACCCAGCACATGGGAGGGCCTGACACCAACACAGGCGGGCAGACACACGCGCCAGCAACCCAGGCAGCAAAGGACAGGGTGAGAGCTAGCAGGGGCTGGGGACAGGAAGAGGAAGCGACCAGGGCAAGGGGAAAGGTATGCAGGACTTGCTGAGCCATTGTGCTGCCTGCCCCACACCTCTTTTCCCCAGACTGTCTACACTTCTGACTCTCAGCCACTGACCCCCGCCTCTTCCCAGCCCTGCCTGGCTTCTAGATGCCCCATCCAGAGGCCTGACCAGCCCCCTCCAGCAGCCAGGCCTCCCTCCGCCCTGCaagacatctctctctctctctcatcctttCTGGGGCCACTCCTTTCTGCCCCTTCCTGATACTGCTTCAGGTGAGCTCTTTTGTCCAGTTGCTTAAATGACCACCTTTGCTGGGATCCAGGTCCTCACCAGGCGCAGGGAAGCCTGTCTCACAAGCTTTTGTAGCATGTGAGGCTGTGAGTgtgctgcctcctggggtcactgCTTTCACAAGATTCTCAAAGAGGGTGTGTGTATGCCCCTCTCTAAGCACGGGTGGTTTCCAcgagcctctgcctcccaggagtaGGAAGTTCCGGGGCTCCTGAGGCCCTGGAATGAGCTGGTCCTTTTAAAGGGCCGGGAACTGCATCAGCCTCTCCCCAGAGTCCACTACCTCCCAGAGGCAGGGCCTTCTTGGTTGAAGGTTGGCTGAAGAGTGGTAGCATGGTGGTGGGGGCACAGGCACCATGTGAAACCCACAGACCCTTGTGGATGCTCACAGACAGGGCACGTGGCCTCCCTCAAAGGCCTGGCTATGAGGGCTCCCTGAGCTGGCTATTGTGCTGCCAATGGGCTGTCACTTTCGTCATTCAAGGCCTGAACCAGGAGAGTCCTTAGATTCTGAATCTGACCCCAACACTCAGGGCCCTGGCCTTAGAGAATGCAAATGACTTGCCCAGCTCACACATTGAGGCCCATCACTAGGACCTTGGCACCTGACTGCAGCCAGGCCGGGGAAGGGGCCCTGGAAAAGCCTGGAGACTTCTCCAGATGCCCCAGTCCTGCTCCAGCCAGACAGCGTTGCCACTGCAGCCTGACAGGGCACCAGGCTCACGTGAGGCCTCAGGGACAAGGAAGCCAGCATAGGGGCCTCCCCAGAGCTCGGAGCACATCCCCTAGTCAATAATTGGGGTGTGATTATTCACTTAGTGTCTGGGTCCCTTGGGCTGAGGGTTCCATAGGCTGAACTGAGCTTATCTTGTCTCCACAGAGTGCCCAGCACCTAAACTGGGCACCAGATACAGatacacagtaggtactcagtgAACGAGGAAGGGCCAGGTACAGAGGAGGGGCTCGACCCACTTCCTGGCCCAGCCTCAggccctccctccatctctcggGGCCTCACCTCTTTATCATGCCGCAGGACGGCTGTATGCCAGGGCTGCCAGTCAGCGGGGTGACCTCCCGATCGTAGTAGTTCTGGTAGGGCACCGGAGCTGCAGACAGCAAGCTGTGAGCCCCAGGGCGGCCCCCAACACCCCATTCTGGCCCTGCCAGAGACTCAGCTGGGGCCCTATGTTCCCaatctggccctggccctggcccatcCGGGTGCCTGGGGAGGTGCCTGTCTTGCTCCCATGAGAGACCCCACTGTAGGTACCATCAAAACCTAATATTCTGGACCCGTGATCCAGTGGAACCAAACAGGTGGGGAGTGGGGGCCGTGGGAGCTCCTCACATCAATCCCCATCCCCACCTCTTCCTCTGAGTGCCATCGTGCCCTTAGCTTTGCCTGAGAGAAGGCAGCAGGCCTAGAACCCAACCCCCCACAACCCCTGCTAGGGCTCCTCTGCCCGGAAGGGAGCTGTGAGCTACCTCAGCCCTGTCCTGGCACTTGAGGCTCAGGGCCGGGCCTTCCCAGGGGCTCAGTGCACCCAGAGGCTGCGCTGTCCGCAGGCCGGGCCTCACCAGGGGGCTCTGTGCCCGTGCTCTTGGCCTGGATGAAGCCGTCGATGTCGGCGTCTATGCTGCAGCCTTCCAGCGTCAGCCGCACTTCCTCGTAGAGCTGGGGCAGGAAAAAGCAGAGGCTGCAGCCCGATGCCCACTCTGCCCCTCTGTGGGCCTGAACTCTGGCCAGCGGCCCCCACCCACCGGCCTCCTCACAGGCCATTGTGCTCGGCTCGGGGTCTTTGATCCTGAGGGGTCACGGCCCTGGCTGACAGCTTCCTGTTTCCTGAACACCTTCTGTGCGCAAGGCCCTGTGCAAGGGACTTAACTCACACCTGTCCTCTGAGGTAGACCCCACTTTTCCCATTgggtagatgaggaaactcagaggagagtgacttgcccaaggtcacagagcgaGAATGCAGCACAGCCAGGCCTTGGGGCTAGGAGAGTGGATCCAGAGCTTGCCCTTCCACCTGGAGTAGGCAAGGAGGCAGCAGGGGGCTCGAGTCACTTGggcaaaaacaacaagaaaatcaACCCCCACAGCCCCCAGACAGGAGCATCAGGCAGGAAACACAGCAGGCAAGGGGGCCAGGGCTGCCGGGGAGAGCCATGTGCTGGGCTGCATCAGCAGAGCTCAGGGCCCCTGGCTGGGGGCCCTCTCTGCTGGGGAGGACCCACCCAGCAGGTTGGGCTCAGTAAGGGGAACCAGGACACCCTGGAGATGTGGGGAGCAGAGGAAGGACTGCGCCTCGGCTCCTGCAAGCACCAGGCCTAGAGCAGAGCAGCCAGGATCCTCCAGCTTCTTCCAACCTCTGACAGCTGTGTccacctcccctcccatccccggCAGAGGGAGCAGGTGCTCTGTGGCTCTGAGGCATGAGGAGGAAGTCAGATGGCAGGGGAACCACAGAGTCACCATCTTCCAGGCAGAGAAGCCATGGCCCTGTGCGGTACTGAGCTTCTGTCCTGGGGTTCTGGGGGCAAAGGCTGAGCTGCTGAGGCCTGAGACCCCTGGGGCCAGGCTGATCACAGAGGACCAGGTGCTTGTTGACTGGCTCAGACAGACCTGGGCACTTTGCCACCTAGAGGCTGCCCTCCCTTACCCCACCAAGGCCCTCAGCCCCCACCTCATCATCCTTGACACACTGCATGGAGAGCTGGTTGCTGTGCACCCACAGGGCGTTGCGGAGAATGGTCAGCCGGTCAAACTCTTGTAGCTGAAAGGCCTGGGGgcagtgggagggaggtgagcaGTGAGGAGGGGGCTATAGGGCCCGGCCAGGCTTGGCCCCATTCACAGCTCAGCTGGAGCTGACCAGGCCAGCCCTCTCTGCTGGAAGCCCAGTCCAAAAGAGAGAGTGCCCTGGGGTCCCCATCCTGACTCCGGGCCAGcgctgaggctgcagggagggaggTGCAGCTGCGCAGGGGgtccctgtcccagcctcccttcAGGCCGCACCACACCAAGGCAGAAGGATAGTGAGAGGAACCTCAGACAGGAGTCCTGAGCCCTGTTCCCCAGGCCCTGTCCATCGGCAGCGCCCAGAGAGGCTGTGGGTTTTGTCGAAGTCTCAGTTTTGCCTTCAACAAAAAGGGTGGAAGAATGCCTGCCTGCAACGAAGGGGCCCAGGACTCAAGGGCAGGCAACAAGCACCAGGGCCAGGGCCCAGCACAGGCCTGTGAGCAGGAGGCTGAAAAAACGAGTGAGTAACGGGTACCTTCCCCCACTGCCTCGCTTGGGCCGTTTGAAGCAGCTGGAGCAGGGATGGGCGTCTCACACTTCCCAGCTGGGGAAAGCGAGGCTCCACGTGGGCCACTCACCTCACAGGTGGTCCGGTGCTCCTGCTCCCACTCAGCCCGGACCTTCTCCAGCTGCGCAATACTCTGCCTGTATACCCGCTCTGAAAGCGCAGGCAGCCTCAGGGAGGGCCCTGACAGGAGCTCCTCCACCCCTGTGCTCCAGCAGGGTCCCATCCTGGAGGCCTCCTCCCCCCTGGGAGCCCCGCCTCCCCTGTGGGACCTGCCCTAGCAGCTGGCAGGGCCTCATCTGAATGCCTGTCAGGGCCACCCACGCTGGTACTGCTGCTGCTCCCCAACTGTGCTCTGAGCTGCCTGAGGGCTGGAGTGGAGCCTCATATATGCAAGTCCAGAGTATTGGCCTCTGGGCATCTCTGGGCGCCCCACCTCACTTtccagaggggaaactgaggttcagagagggcaGCTGAGAGGGCGCTGGAGGAGGGGTGGAGTCCCACAGGCTTGGGTCACAACTTCCGTGCCCAGATCTCTGGAGGTCACCtgtcccccagccaagggagtaGCTGGGTCCCAGTAAAGGCAGAGCAGAAGGGAGAGGCCTTCccaggggaagggagaagggtgGGCGCTGTGTCTGGTGGGTGGGGCACCAGCAGGGACAAGGGTGTTGGTAGGATTCGGGCATCAAGTGAaggacagaggcccagagaaggctGTGTGCACACATGAGcacacatgcgtgtgtgtgtgtgcacacatgcatttgAGAGATGAGTGGCTCTGTCTCCTGGGGCTGTGCCATGCAAGTCCTGGGCTCTGAAGCCCGTtggcctgggttcaaatgcaGTCCCCACCACTTATTGGCTGTAACCTGGGGCAAGTACTGGACCTTTtagtgcctctgtttcctcatctgttaagaaAGGGAATAATAACAGCAGCCACCTCAGAGGGCAGCTGTGAGGACTGAACACACGAAGCGCCAAGAAGGGCCGGCGCCTGGGGGAACACAGCATTTACTTTGACTGCACATATCTGGAATGAGAGCGCCGCGCCCATGACTGTGCAGCcaggtgggagtgtgtgtgtccCCAGAGTGAGGAGGTGTGTGTGGGGAGAACCGCCCAGGCCTCCGCCCCGGTCGGATGGGGCAGCCAGGCTCACATACCTGCCTCGGCAGCCGAGTCCTTGCACTGCCTGGCTTTGTTCTGACTCTGAGGAAACAGAGGGAAAGCAGCTCTGAGCCCCTGCCCCAGGAGCCAGGGCCCACCCCGGCGGCCCTGAAGTGACTGTCACACCTTCCCTGGCCACCCTGGGGGGGGGACATTCAGGAGCCAACTGTGGGCAGATGCTGTCATCCACCAGCAACCTCCGCCCACAGAGGACCACAGGCTAGCTCCATGGAAAGGGAATGAAGGCAGGAACCGAGCCCAGGAGGATGCCTGTGAAGAGTGGGACCACAGCCCACAGGAGAGGTGCAACTACTGCTGGGACTTGAGCTCTGGCCGCTGACTGACTGCCCCCAGCTCACCCTCGGGCcacttccctctctgggcctcagccttCCTGTCTGTGCAATGAGTGACATGTTTCCTGGGCTCTGGGAGCTCTGATACCCCCACTCTGGCCTAGGGGCCACAGCACCAGGAGCATGGGCTCTAGACCACCTGAGTTGGGGGTCCCTTCTCTGCTGCTTCCTGGCTCTGAGACCTTAGACAAGTCACTtactgtgagcctcagtttcctctctgtGACATGGGCCTACTGAGCCCTTCTCCAAGGCTGTGTGAGGGTTGGCATCTGCTCTCATCGCCCTGTGGGCCTCAGTGGGCCTGCTCCGAGGAATGGGTCCCTGAGTGCCGCCTGATGGTGGCAAAGGGGATCCAGCTGACCTGCCTGTCCATGCCCTGAGGTTCTCTCTAGgaaacccatttcacagatggggagacTGGGGGTCAGAGAGGGCTGAGCAGCATCCCCAGATGCAGATCTTGCCTGGGGGTGTCTACAGCACCCCTTCCGTGCCtcccccactgcccccagccctgggCGACCCACACGGCCCAGCAGCCCAGCGCACCTTCTCCACCTGCTTCTGGTGGCCGTTGGCGCTAATGCGCTCGAAGGCCTGCTCGGCGTCGTCCGCGTCCCGGCACTTCTGCTCATATGTCTTCTTGGACTgggggtgtggaggggtgtgACTTGGGGGCTGCACAGCCCTGTTCTGTGGTCCCCGGGAGTGAGGCTCCCTTAGCCCAGCCTCCCTTTTACCCTGGCGAGGGTTGCGGGTGGAGTGGGGGCATCCTCACCAGGGACAGGGATCTGGGGGTCCGGAAGGAGATGGAGAAGGCGTGGGGGCTGCTGGCAGTCTTGCTCTCAGGCCCTCCCCACTGAGGACAGCGTGGCCTGCCCCAGGCCCCGCCTCCTGGGCTGTGCTCCTCGGCGAGGGCACGCCCTTCGCCACGCTGCGCCCTCTTAGGAgcccctctcccttcctgtcCAGCGTCTGGCAGGATCCAGCTCAGgggtccctcctccctccacccctggAGTCCCCAGCTGACTTCATCTGCCCTTCATTCATGAGCCCCCCAAGGGAAGGGCCCGGGCCCATCCCCACGGGGCCATGGCGCCCAGCGCAGGCCCAAGCGCCCCGCAGGCTGTTGTGCCCTGCAGGACCAAGGCCGAGGCCAGCCTGTTCCGAATGCCCTGCCAGGGGCCACAGCCCAGGATTGCACCCTGAGCTCTGCACTGCTCCTCGAGGGAAGGCCACGGCCCCAGGCCCTGGCGCTCACCTCCATGGCCTTCTTGTAGAGCGACAGCTTGCTCTTCTGGACCCGGTCCATGACGGCCTCATACTGCAGGGGACACGAGGTTCTGAGCCGAGGGCCACGGCCTCGGGAGGCTCCCC
This genomic window contains:
- the PSTPIP1 gene encoding proline-serine-threonine phosphatase-interacting protein 1 isoform X1; this translates as MMPQLHFKDAFWCRDFTAHTGYEVLLQRLLDGRKMCKDMEELLRQRAQAEERYGKELVQIARKAGGQTEINSLRASFDSLKQQMENVGSSHIQLALTLREELRSLEEFRERQKEQRKKYEAVMDRVQKSKLSLYKKAMESKKTYEQKCRDADDAEQAFERISANGHQKQVEKSQNKARQCKDSAAEAERVYRQSIAQLEKVRAEWEQEHRTTCEAFQLQEFDRLTILRNALWVHSNQLSMQCVKDDELYEEVRLTLEGCSIDADIDGFIQAKSTGTEPPAPVPYQNYYDREVTPLTGSPGIQPSCGMIKRFSGLLHGSPKTTSSAASAASTETMTPTPERNEGVYAAIAVKEMQGNPASPAQEYQALYDYTAQNPDELDLSAGDILEVILEGEDGWWTVERNGQRGFVPGSYLEKL
- the PSTPIP1 gene encoding proline-serine-threonine phosphatase-interacting protein 1 isoform X2; amino-acid sequence: MMPQLHFKDAFWCRDFTAHTGYEVLLQRLLDGRKMCKDMEELLRQRAQAEERYGKELVQIARKAGGQTEINSLRASFDSLKQQMENVGSSHIQLALTLREELRSLEEFRERQKEQRKKYEAVMDRVQKSKLSLYKKAMESKKTYEQKCRDADDAEQAFERISANGHQKQVEKSQNKARQCKDSAAEAERVYRQSIAQLEKVRAEWEQEHRTTCEAFQLQEFDRLTILRNALWVHSNQLSMQCVKDDELYEEVRLTLEGCSIDADIDGFIQAKSTGTEPPGEARPADSAASGFSGLLHGSPKTTSSAASAASTETMTPTPERNEGVYAAIAVKEMQGNPASPAQEYQALYDYTAQNPDELDLSAGDILEVILEGEDGWWTVERNGQRGFVPGSYLEKL
- the PSTPIP1 gene encoding proline-serine-threonine phosphatase-interacting protein 1 isoform X3, with the translated sequence MMPQLHFKDAFWCRDFTAHTGYEVLLQRLLDGRKMCKDMEELLRQRAQAEERYGKELVQIARKAGGQTEINSLRASFDSLKQQMENVGSSHIQLALTLREELRSLEEFRERQKEQRKKYEAVMDRVQKSKLSLYKKAMESKKTYEQKCRDADDAEQAFERISANGHQKQVEKSQNKARQCKDSAAEAERVYRQSIAQLEKVRAEWEQEHRTTCEAFQLQEFDRLTILRNALWVHSNQLSMQCVKDDENPRTEAQYRTGPWLLCLEDGDSVVPLPSDFLLMPQSHRAPAPSAGDGRGGGHSCQRLEEAGGSWLLCSRPGACRSRGAVLPLLPTSPGCPGSPY